From Heliomicrobium gestii, one genomic window encodes:
- a CDS encoding aldo/keto reductase, producing MNYRHLGKTELTVSELGFGGIPIIRLDTAEAIKVLQRSFERGITFYDTANAYRDSEDKIGQAFQGMRHKVVIATKTGMRDGNGALAHLEKSLRMLRTDYIDLYQLHQVSQERDWEALTAPGGALEVIVKAQEAGKIRHIGVTSHNRQMAIKLIKTGYFTTIQFPFNFIEDAAKDDLFPLAREMDLGMLAMKPFAGGMIDNAALAFKFLRQHPDVLAIPGYDSVASVDQIVAFYDSPNVVTGDDLAAMDRYRQELGMQFCRRCEYCQPCPQGVMITPAMGYQVLAKRMAPPVAVEFLRRPMETVPNCTACGACVKKCPYNLPIPQMLKKHYDMWEGHRIETGL from the coding sequence ATGAACTACCGGCACTTGGGGAAGACAGAACTGACCGTATCGGAACTCGGCTTTGGCGGGATCCCCATCATCCGCCTCGACACGGCGGAAGCCATCAAGGTGTTGCAACGGTCTTTTGAGCGGGGCATTACCTTCTATGACACGGCCAACGCCTACCGGGACAGTGAAGACAAGATCGGTCAGGCCTTTCAAGGGATGCGCCACAAGGTGGTCATCGCCACCAAGACGGGCATGCGCGACGGCAACGGGGCGCTGGCCCACCTGGAAAAGAGCCTGCGCATGCTGCGCACCGACTATATCGACCTCTACCAACTGCACCAAGTCTCCCAGGAGAGGGATTGGGAGGCCCTTACCGCCCCCGGCGGCGCCTTGGAGGTCATCGTCAAAGCCCAGGAAGCGGGGAAGATCCGCCACATCGGCGTCACCTCCCATAACCGCCAGATGGCCATCAAATTGATCAAAACCGGTTATTTCACGACGATCCAGTTTCCCTTCAACTTCATCGAGGACGCCGCCAAGGACGACCTCTTCCCGTTGGCGCGGGAGATGGACCTGGGCATGTTGGCCATGAAACCCTTTGCCGGCGGCATGATCGACAATGCCGCATTGGCCTTCAAGTTCCTGCGCCAACATCCCGATGTCCTCGCCATCCCTGGCTATGACTCCGTCGCGTCAGTCGACCAGATCGTCGCCTTCTATGACAGCCCCAACGTGGTGACCGGCGATGACCTGGCGGCGATGGACCGCTACCGTCAAGAGTTGGGCATGCAGTTTTGCCGGCGTTGCGAGTACTGCCAGCCCTGTCCCCAGGGCGTGATGATCACCCCGGCCATGGGCTATCAGGTGCTCGCCAAACGCATGGCGCCGCCGGTGGCCGTCGAGTTCCTGCGCCGCCCCATGGAGACGGTTCCCAACTGCACCGCCTGCGGCGCTTGTGTGAAGAAATGCCCCTACAACCTGCCCATCCCCCAGATGCTGAAAAAGCATTATGACATGTGGGAGGGCCACCGGATCGAAACAGGGCTTTAA